From Micrococcus porci, one genomic window encodes:
- a CDS encoding ABC transporter permease, with protein sequence MAAQIPASAPLQPPITAAESAVRVKARGAWFYAEHVLRSMRRYGAVLIVGALGEPILYLLAMGLGMAQVMGGGAPQESLGGVSYVTFLAPALLASGALMTAATEFSYPVMGGFQWHRTYYAAQATPLSPAQIAVGHLGAVALRFLFQAAVFFGVMLAFGVVHGPWGWVQVLTAALGGLAIGAPIMAFSASLKEDHGQFATLQRLVIMPLFLFSATFYPLEALPVWLRWVGWISPQWHAAQLGRVLSYGMAEPRWLTVLHVAVLLALAFGGAWAAVRMYTRRLGWRPGTPDRDAVARPRAQRASRLGRRATRVDRMAGAHAEAAAASSVVREHTAAVPPMPEITVRRGRLGGLYSGNVAAVMERALLTLKSNNWVVFASGFFEPVLYLASMGLGLGALVGAVPGPGGAPIPYGMYIAPALLAVSAMNGAIYDSTWNVFFKLRYAKTYQTMLATRLGPLDVALGEIAMALLRGLLYAVGFLVVMAVAGMATSWTALLMVPGALLVALGFASLGMAVTSWMKTFQQMDWIQLVLMPMFLFSATFFPLTVYPEPIQWLIRVFPLWHAVEMMRALAVGAVTGATAGHALYFGVMSGLGVWLTSRRLRALFLR encoded by the coding sequence GTGGCCGCACAGATCCCGGCCTCGGCCCCGTTGCAGCCGCCGATCACGGCGGCCGAGTCCGCGGTGCGCGTGAAGGCCCGTGGCGCCTGGTTCTACGCCGAGCACGTGCTGCGCAGCATGCGCCGCTACGGAGCGGTGCTGATCGTCGGCGCCCTGGGCGAGCCGATCCTGTACCTCCTGGCCATGGGCCTGGGCATGGCGCAGGTGATGGGCGGCGGTGCCCCGCAGGAATCCCTCGGCGGGGTGTCCTATGTGACGTTCCTGGCGCCGGCGCTGCTGGCCTCCGGCGCCCTGATGACGGCGGCCACGGAGTTCTCCTACCCGGTGATGGGCGGGTTCCAGTGGCACCGCACCTACTACGCGGCCCAGGCCACCCCGCTCTCCCCGGCGCAGATCGCCGTGGGGCACCTCGGGGCGGTGGCCCTGCGCTTCCTGTTCCAGGCCGCCGTGTTCTTCGGCGTGATGCTGGCCTTCGGGGTGGTGCACGGCCCGTGGGGCTGGGTGCAGGTCCTCACGGCCGCGCTCGGCGGCCTCGCCATCGGAGCGCCGATCATGGCGTTCTCGGCTTCCCTGAAGGAGGACCACGGCCAGTTCGCCACGCTGCAGCGCCTGGTGATCATGCCGCTGTTCCTGTTCTCCGCCACGTTCTACCCGCTGGAGGCGCTGCCGGTGTGGCTGCGCTGGGTCGGCTGGATCTCCCCGCAGTGGCACGCCGCGCAGCTGGGCCGCGTGCTCTCCTACGGCATGGCCGAGCCTCGCTGGCTCACGGTGCTGCACGTGGCGGTGCTGCTGGCGCTCGCCTTCGGCGGCGCGTGGGCCGCGGTGCGGATGTACACGCGCCGGCTCGGCTGGCGGCCGGGCACCCCGGACCGCGACGCCGTCGCCCGCCCCCGGGCCCAGCGCGCCTCCCGGCTGGGCCGGCGCGCGACCCGCGTCGACCGGATGGCGGGGGCGCACGCGGAGGCGGCCGCTGCGTCGTCGGTGGTGCGGGAGCACACGGCGGCGGTGCCGCCGATGCCGGAGATCACGGTGCGGCGGGGCCGCCTGGGCGGGCTGTACTCCGGCAACGTGGCCGCCGTGATGGAGCGGGCGCTCCTCACACTGAAGTCCAACAACTGGGTGGTCTTCGCGTCCGGGTTCTTCGAGCCCGTGCTCTACCTGGCGTCCATGGGACTGGGCCTCGGCGCGCTCGTGGGCGCCGTCCCCGGCCCGGGCGGGGCGCCGATCCCGTACGGCATGTACATCGCGCCGGCGCTGCTGGCCGTGTCCGCCATGAACGGCGCGATCTACGACTCCACGTGGAACGTGTTCTTCAAGCTGCGCTACGCCAAGACGTACCAGACCATGCTCGCGACCCGCCTGGGCCCGCTGGACGTGGCGCTCGGCGAGATCGCCATGGCGCTGCTGCGCGGGCTGCTCTACGCGGTCGGGTTCCTGGTGGTCATGGCCGTCGCCGGGATGGCGACGTCCTGGACCGCGCTCCTCATGGTGCCCGGCGCGCTGCTGGTCGCGCTGGGCTTCGCCTCGCTGGGCATGGCGGTGACCAGCTGGATGAAGACCTTCCAGCAGATGGACTGGATCCAGCTCGTGCTCATGCCGATGTTCCTGTTCTCCGCCACGTTCTTCCCGCTCACCGTGTACCCGGAGCCGATCCAGTGGCTCATCCGGGTGTTCCCGCTGTGGCACGCGGTGGAGATGATGCGCGCGCTCGCGGTCGGCGCCGTCACCGGGGCGACGGCGGGGCACGCCTTGTACTTCGGGGTCATGTCCGGGCTGGGCGTGTGGCTCACCTCGCGTCGCCTGCGGGCGCTGTTCCTGCGATGA
- the trpS gene encoding tryptophan--tRNA ligase, giving the protein MTMKKNSVQDVLAQDAAATAHLAGASARHRVLSGMQPSADSLHLGNYLGALVNWERTQADFEAFFFIPDLHAITVPQDPAALAERTRVAAAQFIAGGIDPERSTLFVQSQVPEHAQLAWVLTCMTGMGEAMRMTQFKDKSAKQGADAAGVGLLAYPMLMAADILLYQPHGVPVGDDQRQHVELTRDLAQRFNHRYGETFVVPTGFYPETGARIYDLQDPTSKMSKSAASPNGLINILEEPKKTAKKIKSAVTDDGTEVRFDREAKPGVSNLLTILSAVSDRPIPELEAEFEGKMYGHLKVAVADAVVERLAPVRERALGLLDDPAELDRILAAGAAKAREVATPVLEDVYARVGFLRPLR; this is encoded by the coding sequence ATGACCATGAAGAAGAACTCCGTCCAGGACGTCCTGGCCCAGGACGCCGCCGCCACCGCCCACCTGGCCGGCGCGTCCGCCCGGCACCGCGTGCTCTCCGGCATGCAGCCCTCGGCGGACTCCCTCCACCTGGGCAACTACCTCGGCGCCCTCGTGAATTGGGAGCGCACCCAGGCCGACTTCGAGGCGTTCTTCTTCATCCCCGACCTGCACGCCATCACCGTGCCGCAGGACCCGGCCGCGCTCGCGGAGCGCACCCGGGTGGCCGCCGCGCAGTTCATCGCCGGCGGCATCGACCCCGAGCGCTCCACGCTGTTCGTCCAGTCCCAGGTCCCCGAGCATGCGCAGCTGGCCTGGGTGCTGACCTGCATGACGGGCATGGGCGAGGCCATGCGCATGACCCAGTTCAAGGACAAGTCCGCCAAGCAGGGCGCGGACGCGGCCGGCGTCGGCCTGCTCGCGTACCCCATGCTCATGGCCGCGGACATCCTGCTCTACCAGCCGCACGGCGTGCCCGTGGGCGACGACCAGCGCCAGCACGTGGAGCTCACCCGCGACCTCGCCCAGCGCTTCAACCATCGCTACGGCGAGACGTTCGTGGTGCCCACCGGCTTCTACCCGGAGACCGGCGCGCGCATCTACGACCTGCAGGATCCCACGTCGAAGATGTCCAAGTCCGCGGCGTCCCCGAACGGGCTCATCAACATCCTCGAAGAGCCGAAGAAGACCGCCAAGAAGATCAAGTCCGCGGTCACCGACGACGGCACCGAGGTGCGCTTCGACCGCGAGGCCAAGCCCGGCGTCTCCAACCTGCTGACCATCCTCTCCGCGGTGAGCGACCGTCCGATCCCGGAGCTCGAGGCCGAGTTCGAGGGCAAGATGTACGGCCACCTGAAGGTGGCGGTGGCGGACGCCGTCGTGGAGCGCCTGGCGCCCGTGCGCGAGCGCGCCCTGGGCCTGCTGGACGACCCGGCCGAGCTGGACCGCATCCTCGCCGCCGGCGCGGCGAAGGCCCGCGAGGTCGCCACCCCCGTGCTCGAGGACGTCTACGCGAGGGTCGGCTTCCTTCGCCCGCTGCGCTGA
- a CDS encoding CPP1-like family protein, with amino-acid sequence MTDQNTPYPQNPQGGQPAPQYGQPGQAAPQYGQPGEGSRFGTQAYGAPGLQYGAPLAEPAKFRTLLKLTLASAVVYVLSALPGLFVDQDALVRDQLRAQGMSAEQIDQAMQNAGMFSAMAGIGAVVGLLIALGLYALVYFGLRAGKNWARVLGIVLAILGTLSAVFGLFSLGSFPAGVMIASLVLSVLFIAVNVLWLVNAFNKDVAAYTKQGRLPAA; translated from the coding sequence ATGACCGACCAGAACACCCCCTACCCGCAGAACCCCCAGGGCGGCCAGCCGGCGCCCCAGTACGGCCAGCCCGGCCAGGCCGCCCCGCAGTACGGCCAGCCCGGCGAGGGCTCCCGCTTCGGCACCCAGGCGTACGGCGCCCCGGGTCTGCAGTACGGCGCCCCGCTCGCCGAGCCGGCCAAGTTCCGCACGCTCCTGAAGCTCACCCTGGCCTCGGCCGTGGTCTACGTGCTCTCCGCCCTCCCGGGCCTGTTCGTGGACCAGGACGCCCTGGTCCGTGACCAGCTGCGGGCGCAGGGCATGTCGGCCGAGCAGATCGACCAGGCCATGCAGAACGCCGGCATGTTCAGCGCGATGGCCGGCATCGGCGCCGTCGTCGGGCTCCTGATCGCCCTGGGCCTGTACGCCCTGGTGTACTTCGGCCTGCGCGCCGGGAAGAACTGGGCCCGTGTCCTGGGCATCGTCCTCGCGATCCTCGGCACCCTGTCCGCCGTGTTCGGCCTGTTCAGCCTCGGCAGCTTCCCGGCCGGCGTCATGATCGCCTCGCTGGTGCTGTCGGTGCTGTTCATCGCCGTCAACGTGCTGTGGCTGGTCAACGCGTTCAACAAGGACGTGGCCGCCTACACCAAGCAGGGCCGCCTGCCCGCCGCCTGA
- a CDS encoding ABC transporter permease, with amino-acid sequence MKAPDLIRTALGNTARAKLRTFLTVIAIMIGAFTLTLTSGLGAGINKYVDNMVAGFGAPDELTVSKPAGNQMAGMTGGAPTEYEDSAAAGEMYGMPLLTQEDLDRIGATEHVTGVETVRIVEVQDLRGADGRRWSVPMMGGTYEIGKLSVKAGREPAADGGAMELTVPTEWVESLGGTAPEDVLGQEVTLTTKTPLQQERTVQAEVVGVTERLPSGVGANPVPSAALEQGLHDIQTEGLPEEQRNTYFQATAIVEGMPGNEAAVKAALSEQGYQAQTLEDQLGSIRGIISAVTWVLNGFALIALLAASFGIINTLLMAVQERTREIGLMKALGMTSGRIFGLFTLEAVVIGLLGSLLGVGLGVAVGVGVNAWLTTGGPLEDVAGLVLYAVDPLALLLIVLLIVAIAFVAGTLPAARAARKDPIEALRHE; translated from the coding sequence ATGAAGGCCCCCGACCTGATCCGCACGGCCCTCGGCAACACCGCCCGTGCCAAGCTGCGCACGTTCCTGACGGTGATCGCCATCATGATCGGAGCGTTCACCCTCACCCTGACCTCCGGCCTGGGTGCCGGCATCAACAAGTACGTGGACAACATGGTGGCCGGCTTCGGCGCACCCGACGAGCTGACCGTCTCCAAGCCCGCGGGGAACCAGATGGCCGGCATGACCGGCGGCGCGCCCACCGAGTACGAGGACTCCGCCGCCGCGGGCGAGATGTACGGCATGCCGCTGCTCACCCAGGAGGACCTGGACCGCATCGGGGCCACGGAGCACGTCACGGGCGTGGAGACCGTGCGGATCGTGGAGGTGCAGGACCTGCGCGGCGCCGACGGCCGCCGCTGGAGCGTGCCCATGATGGGCGGCACCTACGAGATCGGCAAGCTCTCCGTGAAGGCCGGCCGCGAGCCCGCCGCGGATGGCGGGGCCATGGAGCTGACGGTGCCGACGGAGTGGGTCGAGTCCCTGGGCGGCACCGCCCCGGAGGACGTGCTCGGCCAGGAGGTCACCCTGACCACGAAGACCCCGCTGCAGCAGGAGCGCACCGTGCAGGCCGAGGTGGTCGGCGTGACCGAGCGCCTGCCCTCCGGCGTCGGCGCGAACCCCGTGCCCTCCGCGGCCCTGGAGCAGGGCCTGCACGACATCCAGACCGAGGGCCTGCCGGAGGAGCAGCGGAACACCTACTTCCAGGCGACGGCGATCGTGGAGGGGATGCCCGGCAACGAGGCGGCCGTGAAGGCCGCCCTGAGCGAGCAGGGGTACCAGGCCCAGACCCTCGAGGACCAGCTCGGCAGCATCCGCGGCATCATCAGCGCCGTGACCTGGGTGCTCAACGGCTTCGCGCTCATCGCCCTGCTGGCGGCCAGCTTCGGCATCATCAACACGCTGCTCATGGCCGTCCAGGAGCGCACCCGGGAGATCGGCCTGATGAAGGCCCTGGGCATGACGTCCGGCCGCATCTTCGGGCTGTTCACCCTGGAGGCCGTCGTGATCGGCCTGCTCGGCTCGCTGCTCGGCGTCGGCCTGGGCGTCGCGGTGGGCGTCGGCGTGAACGCCTGGCTCACCACCGGCGGGCCGCTCGAGGACGTCGCGGGCCTGGTGCTCTACGCGGTGGACCCCCTGGCGCTCCTGCTCATCGTCCTGCTCATCGTGGCGATCGCGTTCGTCGCCGGGACCTTGCCCGCGGCGCGTGCTGCCCGGAAGGATCCCATCGAGGCGCTGCGCCACGAATGA
- a CDS encoding ABC transporter ATP-binding protein — translation MARVTRTTSSPSPAAPAGGGAAPVILARGLRKQYGDFHAVQGIDLDVRPGECFGLLGPNGAGKSTTMRMLAGTSQRTGGELRILGIDPEEDGPAVRARLGVVPQQDNLDEDLTARENILIYGRYFGLPYSYLRPKAEELLAFAQLTDKADAKVTDLSGGMKRRLVIARALVNEPALFLLDEPTTGLDPQARHTLWDRLYRLKERGTTLLLTTHYMDEAEQLCDRLVVVDAGRIMAAGTPASLIREHASREVLEARFGTDRNATAARLLRESLPGLHRLEVLPDRVLLYTEHADTLQQDLDRLVAEGHVTAPVTQLTRRASLEDVFLILTGRTLVD, via the coding sequence ATGGCGCGTGTGACCCGTACCACATCCTCGCCCTCCCCGGCCGCGCCCGCCGGCGGCGGCGCCGCCCCCGTCATCCTCGCTCGCGGCCTGCGGAAGCAGTACGGGGACTTCCACGCGGTGCAGGGCATCGACCTGGATGTCCGGCCGGGCGAGTGCTTCGGCCTGCTCGGCCCCAACGGCGCGGGCAAGTCCACCACCATGCGCATGCTCGCCGGCACGTCCCAGCGCACCGGGGGCGAGCTGCGGATCCTCGGGATCGACCCCGAGGAGGACGGCCCCGCCGTGCGGGCCCGGCTCGGCGTCGTCCCGCAGCAGGACAACCTGGACGAGGACCTCACGGCCCGGGAGAACATCCTCATCTACGGCCGCTACTTCGGCCTGCCGTACTCCTACCTGCGACCCAAGGCGGAGGAGCTGCTGGCCTTCGCCCAGCTCACGGACAAGGCCGACGCCAAGGTCACCGACCTCTCCGGCGGCATGAAGCGCCGCCTCGTGATCGCCCGCGCCCTCGTCAACGAGCCCGCCCTGTTCCTGCTGGACGAGCCCACCACCGGCCTGGACCCGCAGGCCCGCCACACCCTCTGGGACCGGCTCTACCGGCTGAAGGAGCGCGGGACCACGCTGCTGCTCACCACCCACTACATGGACGAGGCGGAGCAGCTCTGCGATCGGCTGGTCGTCGTCGACGCCGGGCGGATCATGGCCGCGGGCACGCCCGCCTCCCTCATCCGCGAGCACGCCTCGCGGGAGGTGCTCGAGGCACGCTTCGGCACGGACCGCAACGCCACCGCCGCCCGCCTGCTGCGGGAGTCCCTCCCGGGCCTGCACCGTCTCGAGGTCCTGCCCGACCGCGTGCTGCTCTACACCGAGCACGCCGACACCCTGCAGCAGGACCTCGACCGGCTCGTGGCCGAGGGGCACGTCACCGCGCCGGTCACGCAGCTGACCCGGCGGGCGTCCTTGGAGGACGTGTTCCTGATCCTCACCGGCCGCACCCTGGTGGACTGA
- a CDS encoding bifunctional methylenetetrahydrofolate dehydrogenase/methenyltetrahydrofolate cyclohydrolase: protein MTAKVLDGKATAAAIKEELRGRVAALAERGHTLGLGTLLVGEDAGSQKYVAGKHRDCAEVGIRSIQKELPGDATEEQILDVVRELNEDPECTGYIVQLPLPKHVDTQKVLEAIDPDKDADGLHPMNLGRLVASVGGELDSPLPCTPAGCVELLRHHGVELAGKHVLVIGRGVTIGRPAGLVLTRREVNATVTLAHTGTTNLDELLASADVVIAAAGSAHMVKPEQVKEGVIVLDVGVSRVTGEDGKSRVLGDVDPAVKEKAAWMAPNPGGVGPMTRVMLLANVVEAAERAADGEDWAGERAGA from the coding sequence ATGACCGCGAAGGTCCTGGACGGCAAGGCCACCGCCGCCGCGATCAAGGAGGAGCTGCGCGGCCGCGTGGCCGCCCTCGCCGAGCGCGGGCACACCCTGGGCCTCGGCACCCTGCTCGTCGGCGAGGACGCCGGCTCGCAGAAGTACGTGGCGGGCAAGCACCGCGACTGCGCCGAGGTGGGCATCCGCTCCATCCAGAAGGAGCTGCCGGGCGACGCCACGGAGGAGCAGATCCTCGACGTGGTCCGGGAGCTGAACGAGGACCCGGAGTGCACCGGGTACATCGTGCAGCTGCCGCTGCCGAAGCACGTGGACACCCAGAAGGTGCTCGAGGCCATCGACCCTGACAAGGACGCGGACGGCCTGCACCCCATGAATCTGGGGCGGCTCGTGGCCTCGGTCGGCGGCGAGCTGGACTCGCCGCTGCCGTGCACCCCGGCCGGCTGCGTCGAGCTGCTGCGTCACCACGGTGTGGAGCTGGCCGGCAAGCACGTGCTCGTGATCGGCCGCGGCGTGACCATCGGCCGGCCCGCCGGCCTCGTGCTCACCCGCCGCGAGGTCAACGCCACCGTGACCCTGGCCCACACCGGCACCACGAACCTCGACGAGCTGCTGGCCAGTGCCGACGTCGTGATCGCCGCCGCCGGCTCCGCCCACATGGTGAAGCCGGAGCAGGTCAAGGAGGGCGTGATCGTCCTGGACGTGGGCGTCTCGCGCGTGACTGGGGAGGACGGCAAGTCCCGCGTCCTGGGCGACGTGGACCCGGCCGTGAAGGAGAAGGCGGCCTGGATGGCGCCGAACCCGGGCGGCGTCGGGCCGATGACCCGCGTCATGCTGCTGGCGAACGTCGTCGAGGCCGCCGAGCGCGCCGCCGACGGCGAGGACTGGGCGGGGGAGCGCGCCGGCGCCTGA
- a CDS encoding ABC transporter ATP-binding protein, protein MSTVHTHPPETQASRGEEPVLETENLVKVYGRGASRFDALKGVTLQIHRGESVAVVGKSGSGKSTLMHLLALLDVPTSGVVAMDGRPVSQLKAAEVAHLRNERFGFVFQQFFLNADQTVLENVVLPLKIAGVPRHEREARGREVLERLEIADKAKNRANDLSGGQKQRVCIARALINRPTVLFADEPTGNLDSATSRSVEEILFGLHRDEGITLVVVTHDDDLAAQCDRRLVMQDGVIVAAEGAGRAVAAGTGARA, encoded by the coding sequence ATGTCCACCGTCCACACCCATCCGCCGGAGACGCAGGCGTCCCGGGGAGAGGAGCCCGTCCTCGAGACGGAGAACCTCGTGAAGGTCTACGGCCGGGGGGCCTCGCGGTTCGACGCCCTCAAGGGCGTCACGCTGCAGATCCACCGCGGCGAGTCCGTGGCCGTCGTCGGCAAGTCCGGCTCCGGGAAGTCCACGCTCATGCACCTGCTCGCCCTGCTCGATGTGCCCACGTCCGGCGTCGTGGCGATGGACGGCCGTCCGGTGTCCCAGCTCAAGGCCGCCGAGGTGGCGCACCTGCGCAACGAGCGGTTCGGCTTCGTGTTCCAGCAGTTCTTCCTCAACGCGGACCAGACCGTGCTGGAGAACGTGGTGCTGCCCCTGAAGATCGCCGGCGTGCCCCGCCACGAGCGCGAGGCCCGCGGGCGCGAGGTGCTGGAGCGCCTGGAGATCGCGGACAAGGCGAAGAACCGCGCCAACGACCTCTCCGGCGGCCAGAAGCAGCGCGTGTGCATCGCCCGGGCCCTCATCAACCGGCCCACGGTGCTGTTCGCGGACGAGCCCACCGGCAACCTGGACTCGGCGACCTCCCGCTCCGTGGAGGAGATCCTCTTCGGCCTGCACCGGGACGAGGGGATCACCCTCGTCGTCGTCACCCACGACGACGACCTCGCCGCCCAGTGCGACCGCCGCCTGGTGATGCAGGACGGCGTGATCGTGGCCGCCGAGGGCGCCGGGCGCGCCGTCGCCGCCGGGACGGGGGCCCGGGCATGA
- a CDS encoding MFS transporter: protein MTLPSPAAAESGAFTADQRRILTVLLIPLFLALMSVSVVNVALPSIEGGLGASSADLQWVLSGYTLTFGMVLVAAGRAGDLWGRRPLFLAGIALYVLGSLLSGLAPDPLWLNAGRLLTGLGAGVFNPQTIGFIQSHFTGRARGRAYGLFGMVVGLGVAVGPLLGGLLLGALGPDWGWRSTFLMNVPVGVLAIVMATAWLSPDTRVKGAAGRSGGPRGIAALDPVGALLLGGASLCLMVPFIAPGTWALLAGAAVLGVGWWLWELRVKRRAAATGVEPMVDPALFRRASFSIGAAESTIFLSSMPAVFAVTAVFLQQGMGFSPLASGLATLPGAVVQAVASPWAGSKVPSQGARMVFGGGVVGLASLAILALAFERSAAGAWSPWIVGAALAVMAVSQALILTTTQVLMMEDVAGHEAGAAGGVAQTAQRMGTALGLSVVMGAFYAALAGAAGPGGAPSAAGFAHAASAAVLMVGACWLVTTAIAAADLVRRRRTAR from the coding sequence GTGACCCTCCCCTCCCCCGCCGCCGCGGAGTCCGGCGCCTTCACCGCCGACCAGCGCCGCATCCTCACCGTCCTGCTCATCCCCCTCTTCCTGGCGCTGATGAGCGTGTCCGTGGTGAACGTGGCCCTGCCCTCCATCGAGGGCGGCCTCGGGGCCTCCAGCGCGGACCTGCAGTGGGTGCTCTCCGGCTACACCCTGACCTTCGGCATGGTGCTGGTGGCCGCGGGACGCGCCGGGGACCTCTGGGGGCGCCGCCCGCTGTTCCTCGCCGGCATCGCGCTCTACGTGCTCGGCTCGCTGCTCTCCGGCCTGGCCCCGGACCCGCTGTGGCTGAACGCGGGGCGCCTCCTCACCGGCCTCGGCGCGGGCGTGTTCAACCCGCAGACCATCGGGTTCATCCAGTCCCACTTCACGGGGCGGGCCCGCGGCCGCGCCTACGGCCTGTTCGGCATGGTGGTGGGCCTGGGCGTGGCGGTGGGCCCGCTGCTGGGCGGTCTGCTGCTCGGGGCCCTCGGCCCGGACTGGGGCTGGCGCTCCACGTTCCTGATGAACGTGCCCGTGGGCGTGCTCGCGATCGTCATGGCGACGGCCTGGCTCTCCCCGGACACCCGGGTGAAGGGGGCCGCGGGCAGGTCAGGCGGGCCGCGCGGGATCGCCGCACTGGACCCCGTGGGCGCCCTGCTGCTGGGCGGCGCCAGCCTCTGCCTGATGGTGCCGTTCATTGCGCCCGGCACGTGGGCGCTGCTGGCGGGGGCCGCCGTCCTCGGCGTGGGCTGGTGGCTGTGGGAGCTGCGCGTGAAGCGCCGTGCCGCAGCCACCGGCGTGGAGCCCATGGTGGACCCGGCGCTGTTCCGCCGCGCGTCGTTCAGCATCGGCGCCGCCGAGTCCACGATCTTCCTGTCCAGCATGCCCGCCGTGTTCGCGGTGACGGCCGTGTTCCTGCAGCAGGGCATGGGCTTCAGCCCGCTCGCCTCCGGGCTGGCGACCCTGCCGGGGGCCGTGGTCCAGGCCGTGGCCTCCCCGTGGGCCGGCTCCAAGGTCCCGTCCCAGGGGGCGCGCATGGTGTTCGGGGGCGGCGTCGTCGGCCTGGCCTCGCTGGCCATCCTGGCCCTGGCGTTCGAGCGCTCCGCCGCGGGCGCGTGGAGCCCGTGGATCGTGGGCGCCGCGCTGGCGGTCATGGCCGTGTCCCAGGCCCTGATCCTCACGACGACGCAGGTGCTGATGATGGAGGACGTCGCCGGGCACGAGGCCGGGGCCGCCGGCGGCGTCGCCCAGACGGCACAGCGCATGGGCACCGCCCTGGGCCTGTCCGTGGTGATGGGGGCTTTCTACGCGGCCCTGGCCGGGGCGGCCGGGCCTGGCGGGGCGCCGTCGGCCGCCGGGTTCGCGCACGCCGCGTCCGCCGCCGTGCTCATGGTGGGCGCCTGCTGGCTCGTCACGACGGCGATCGCCGCCGCCGACCTGGTGCGCCGCCGGCGGACGGCGCGCTGA
- a CDS encoding exodeoxyribonuclease III: protein MTVPQKDPVTGKHPGPAAGEPVVHANAGAPKPEGALRVATVNVNGIRASHRKGMGGWFAGRGVDVLTLQEVRAPQEIAHALVRDVVGDAWDEVHVADVEAASKGRAGVAVASRFPFEDVRTGIGGAEDHAADAGRWIEADVRLPDGSLLTVVSAYVHTGGVDTPKQVDKYRLLDEMVRRLPELAADGRHVLVTGDLNVGHTERDIKNWRGNVKKAGFLPEERAYFDRFFGELGYVDVHRTLAGDVPGPYTWWSMRGQAFDNDAGWRIDYQMATPELAARATSAVVDRAPSWGTRFSDHAPLVVDYQF from the coding sequence ATGACCGTCCCCCAGAAGGACCCGGTCACCGGGAAGCACCCCGGGCCCGCCGCGGGCGAGCCGGTGGTGCACGCCAACGCCGGCGCCCCGAAGCCCGAGGGCGCCCTGCGCGTGGCCACGGTGAACGTGAACGGCATCCGCGCCTCCCACCGCAAGGGCATGGGCGGCTGGTTCGCCGGCCGCGGCGTGGACGTGCTCACCCTCCAGGAGGTCCGCGCCCCGCAGGAGATCGCCCACGCCCTGGTCCGCGACGTCGTGGGCGACGCCTGGGACGAGGTGCACGTGGCGGACGTGGAGGCCGCCTCGAAGGGCCGTGCCGGCGTCGCCGTGGCGTCCCGGTTCCCGTTCGAGGACGTCCGCACCGGCATCGGCGGTGCTGAGGACCACGCGGCGGACGCGGGCCGGTGGATCGAGGCCGACGTCCGCCTGCCGGACGGCTCCCTGCTGACCGTGGTGTCCGCGTACGTGCACACCGGCGGGGTGGACACCCCCAAGCAGGTGGACAAGTACCGCCTCCTGGACGAGATGGTCCGCCGCCTGCCCGAGCTCGCGGCGGACGGCCGCCACGTGCTGGTCACCGGCGACCTCAACGTGGGCCACACCGAGCGGGACATCAAGAACTGGCGGGGCAACGTCAAGAAGGCCGGCTTCCTTCCGGAGGAGCGCGCCTACTTCGACCGGTTCTTCGGCGAGCTCGGCTACGTGGACGTGCACCGCACCCTCGCCGGGGACGTCCCCGGCCCCTACACGTGGTGGTCCATGCGCGGGCAGGCGTTCGACAACGACGCCGGCTGGCGCATCGACTATCAGATGGCCACGCCGGAGCTCGCCGCCAGGGCGACCTCCGCCGTGGTCGACCGTGCCCCCAGCTGGGGGACCCGCTTCTCCGACCACGCCCCGCTCGTGGTCGACTACCAGTTCTGA